A DNA window from Argopecten irradians isolate NY chromosome 10, Ai_NY, whole genome shotgun sequence contains the following coding sequences:
- the LOC138333636 gene encoding microtubule-associated protein 1B-like, with protein sequence MRGKLLLAGGKPIAWNHNTSYVGVSGVHSENSPPSIGRRRKEDREFKEILGAIENMHRKDMQSFTTNRKHLEKSMLAYSERMREINKGRRSLPVIITPASGEKPVLPPPKKFSNIVRPDVASPSSDLLGSSREESLLSANHLHSPLNSPRKLSPISISRNRNRKMTFHGSEIERHLLSPNMHTMRHSISGTGTNHPTLPSEGTLRTRKISTISPPDLFDISRARDARSIDSAYESFNGSEMEYDQRDKHSQNDEMDVDVHSISSVKIACFPDINEERKHINNMFGVPEEVTDDVSNQRKTKKRKTLKKSPAEAKAKKNKYLKRFRKNDKKEKKEEIAETIIETYVDEDEKEEEEEIEEEPEKKKREVCFGFRYSVAIKELLKKPNPFNVSKKDMVSKVEMENGRIINTLGPAVLKVVDVDRLNNIRGVPLNIKRDDPMSKRKKAAANLSRSVSRNPLPSISRGVSVDGNREDNDRVMDLSERSRSKTSLYDKPIVSSQQSPSTVMVIGADD encoded by the coding sequence ATGCGTGGTAAACTGCTGTTAGCCGGTGGTAAACCCATAGCTTGGAATCACAACACAAGTTATGTTGGGGTGTCAGGGGTTCACAGCGAAAACAGTCCTCCTTCGATAGGACGACGGAGAAAAGAAGACCGCGAATTTAAGGAAATACTAGGTGCCATAGAAAACATGCATCGCAAGGATATGCAATCGTTTACCACCAACCGTAAACACTTAGAAAAGTCCATGTTGGCTTACAGTGAACGGATGCGGGAAATTAACAAAGGAAGACGTTCCCTACCTGTTATTATTACGCCAGCTTCCGGTGAAAAACCAGTTCTTCCGCCACCAAAGAAATTTTCCAATATTGTTAGACCGGATGTGGCATCGCCTTCGTCAGATCTTCTCGGAAGTTCCAGAGAAGAATCTCTTCTATCTGCAAATCACCTGCATTCACCACTTAATTCTCCACGCAAACTTTCACCGATCTCGATTTCACGGAACCGTAATAGGAAAATGACATTCCATGGCAGTGAAATAGAACGCCATCTGCTTTCACCAAATATGCACACAATGCGACATTCAATCAGCGGAACCGGAACTAATCATCCTACGTTACCTTCAGAGGGAACGTTGCGCACTCGTAAGATCAGTACGATATCTCCGCCCGATCTTTTCGATATCAGCCGTGCCAGAGACGCTAGATCCATTGATAGTGCGTATGAAAGTTTCAATGGATCGGAAATGGAATATGACCAGAGGGACAAACATAGTCAAAACGATGAAATGGATGTTGATGTGCATTCTATCAGTTCGGTAAAAATTGCGTGTTTCCCAGACATTAATGAGGAAAGAAAGCACATAAATAATATGTTTGGTGTTCCCGAGGAAGTTACTGATGACGTATCTAACCAAAGGAAAaccaaaaaaagaaaaactctgAAAAAATCTCCAGCTGAGGCGAAGgcaaaaaagaacaaatatttaaaacggTTCCGAAAAAACgataaaaaggaaaagaaagaagaaataGCAGAAACAATAATCGAAACTTACGTTGACGAAGacgaaaaagaagaagaagaggaaATTGAAGAGGAACCAGAAAAGAAGAAGAGAGAAGTGTGCTTCGGGTTTCGATACTCTGTTGCTATTAAAGAACTGCTTAAAAAGCCTAATCCATTCAATGTGTCAAAGAAAGATATGGTTTCTAAAGTGGAGATGGAAAATGGACGCATCATTAATACACTTGGACCTGCTGTGTTAAAAGTGGTGGACGTTGATAGGTTAAACAATATTCGAGGAGTGCCTCTTAATATCAAACGGGACGATCCTATGAGCAAGCGTAAGAAAGCTGCTGCAAACTTGAGCAGGAGTGTTTCGCGAAATCCCCTTCCATCAATCTCACGTGGAGTTTCCGTGGATGGAAACCGCGAGGACAATGACAGAGTGATGGATTTGTCGGAGAGGAGTAGATCAAAAACCTCTCTTTATGACAAACCAATAGTGTCTTCACAACAGTCGCCATCTACTGTGATGGTCATTGGTGCTGATGATTAG
- the LOC138333637 gene encoding uncharacterized protein: MSTSSGSSHATSYISESRHVNTSLSRAKQECDRKLVRYEKEHDINVNKMGAREKMLRESMLAYTERMRNIANSRQFVEPDRFSSPESLPLVVQAKHIPKFPVVKNKRKPASLDELIGRQAEKARRIYNKPGSKLSLPALPDRLNKRTHHVKISFVSASDLYDFVDFSIRNKASKDEALKMLKNEAFSKRSMRPNGAKHRDRPDSDKATKSSDSPTPSFDDDVDNQGKTNEYHGNTAVPTVVSHSSYSSSSNDGETSDVRSSDGSSTSGELSDSDVPALSFDALKIRPRRAKRMTLHQPQLNIIPENAVAIQKAKKNRQISVTSPPPKQSPRNILNTVPLLSAIPEYEHSSHGDEDFWSKKKRAKALRREENQNHHGVRLEPLSHVEHPQLKTKMKAQKKIRRLIYLRDVPEKKHQRE; this comes from the coding sequence ATGTCTACATCATCTGGGTCGTCTCATGCTACGTCGTACATCAGTGAATCTCGTCACGTGAACACGAGTCTGTCTCGTGCCAAACAAGAGTGTGATAGAAAACTAGTTCGATACGAAAAGGAGCACGACATTAACGTTAACAAAATGGGGGCGCGAGAAAAAATGTTAAGAGAATCCATGTTAGCGTATACAGAGCGCATGCGCAACATTGCTAATTCGCGCCAATTCGTAGAACCGGATAGATTTTCTTCTCCAGAATCGTTGCCACTTGTGGTACAGGCGAAACATATTCCCAAATTTCCCGTCGTGAAAAACAAGCGAAAGCCAGCATCTTTGGACGAACTAATCGGAAGACAGGCCGAAAAAGCCAGACGCATATACAATAAACCCGGAAGTAAGCTTTCACTTCCGGCGCTTCCTGACCGACTCAATAAGCGTACACATCACGTGAAAATTAGCTTTGTAAGTGCATCTGACCTGTATGACTTTGTAGACTTTAGTATTAGAAACAAAGCGTCTAAGGACGAAGCGCTTAAGATGTTGAAAAATGAAGCGTTTAGCAAACGGTCGATGCGCCCTAATGGCGCCAAACATAGAGACAGGCCAGATTCTGACAAAGCAACTAAGTCATCCGATTCACCGACGCCATCTTTTGATGATGACGTTGACAaccaaggtaaaactaacgaaTATCACGGCAATACCGCCGTGCCCACTGTGGTCAGTCATAGTAGCTACAGTAGCTCTTCAAACGATGGTGAAACGTCTGACGTTAGGAGTAGTGATGGCTCGTCGACGAGTGGCGAGTTATCCGATAGTGATGTACCAGCCCTTTCATTTGACGCTTTGAAAATAAGACCGAGGAGGGCGAAACGAATGACACTTCATCAGCCACAGTTGAATATTATTCCAGAAAACGCCGTTGCTATTCAGAAGGCGAAGAAAAATAGACAAATATCTGTGACATCACCTCCCCCGAAACAATCCCCCCGTAATATTCTAAACACTGTTCCATTGTTATCTGCAATTCCGGAGTACGAACATTCATCCCACGGGGATGAAGACTTTTGGAGCAAGAAAAAGAGAGCAAAAGCCCTTCGAAGGGAGGAAAATCAAAATCATCATGGTGTAAGACTAGAACCGCTTTCACATGTGGAACATCcgcaattaaaaacaaaaatgaaagctcAAAAGAAAATCCGAAGACTGATATACCTTCGTGATGTTCCGGAGAAAAAGCACCAACGGGAATAA